Below is a window of Physeter macrocephalus isolate SW-GA unplaced genomic scaffold, ASM283717v5 random_1598, whole genome shotgun sequence DNA.
CGCAGCGCTCTGCAGACTCTCGTTGCACAGGTCGCGCTGGCAGCACAGGGTGGACGAGAAACCCACGCTGATTTGGCTCTGCAGGCTGTGCGTGGGCGTGCACGACTCGGTGCAGTCCTTCTGCACCAGGTTCCCAGATAGGGGCTCCACTGGGGACGGGTGGGCGGGGTCAGGCCAGGCAGCGCCAGCGCCCCCGACCCCCAGGGCCTCCCAAGTTCCAGTTCCCAGCTTCCACGGCCACCGTGACCGGACGGTCACCGAGCTCACTCCCACCATCCTCCCCAGGGATGATCCTCCAAGCCCTGGGGCACCAGGACAGAGCCCTGGAGTGTCCTGCAGGGGCCCCTTTCCCGTCCCCCAGATCGCTCACCCTTGGTCACGATCCTGCAGAACTTTGAGTTGACTGAGCAGCTCTGAGGTTCCTCACAGTTGGTGGAGCTTGTGCATACGTGACAGCGgagagcctgggctgggggcgAGGGTGTAGGGGTTTCAGCAGGCCCCAGGGAGACCTCCCAGGGAGACAGGGAGGCCGGGTTCACTGCCGGAAAAGACTCCTCCTGGACGGAGCCCTCTGTCACCCCTGCCCTAGGCCAGTCCCCTCTGAGGCCCCTGGGCCCCGCCAGCGTTCACGTCTTGCACACAGCCTCAGGAGGCGGGAGGTGACAGTCCTCGTCTGCTGGGGCCCTGGCACCCCACCCGGAGGAGCGGTCCAGCGCCGGGCATCCCTAGAGGACCAGTGAGGAGGTGGCCAGGGTGGGGTGCACTGAAGACCCTTCCCCAGGGGCATCAGAGGCTCTGGGATTTGCTCATAGTGGCCCACAGGACCTGGCTGCAGTCCCCACCCTGGGGGCTGTCTCCTGGTGGGCAGCCCACGGTGAGGGCCTGAGGCTGCGCTGGGGTCCTGGAGGCTGTCAGGTTGGCCATGCTGAGCctgcggggggggagggggaagggtgacccaggagggccctgggccctggagaggggagcaggggccGAACCCTGGGCATCTGTCTTTCCGCAGGAGAGGCATCTCAAGACAATCCCAGCATCGCTCCCGCTCAGAATGTCTGATTCTCGGGCTTGATTCTCTGATTCTGACATATTGTTAAGTCTGTGATCCCACAAAGTTAAGATGCGGGGTTCACTTGGTTCTAGGGTTCACAACGCCGAGGTTCTCCATGCCTAGAGGTGAGCAACTCCAGGCTTCCAGG
It encodes the following:
- the LY6D gene encoding lymphocyte antigen 6D, which gives rise to MKTALLFLVALAVASGPAQALRCHVCTSSTNCEEPQSCSVNSKFCRIVTKVEPLSGNLVQKDCTESCTPTHSLQSQISVGFSSTLCCQRDLCNESLQSAAPARALLTSAPLGLALALGLLALAWAPSL